The stretch of DNA CGAATTCCAGTCGCTGATCCCGTGCGACGGCATCGGCATGTCGATGCAGGGGCGCTGGGCGTCGACTGGCCTTACGCCGCCCAAGGCGGCCATTGCAGACTTGCTGGGGCTTGCGCAGGGGGTCACCGAAGGCAGGACCTGGGCGTCCAACCGGCTTTCCATGGCGCTCCCTGCGGCCCAAGACTATTACACGGAAGTCTCCGGCGTACTGATCATCCCCATGTCGCAGCAGCCAAGGGATTACCTCATGCTGTTCCGCAAGGAAGTGGTCGAGACGCTGGATTGGGCCGGCGACCCGAACAAGACCTACGAAAGTGGCGCGCTGGGCGACCGGTTGACTCCGCGCAAGAGCTTCGCGATCTGGAAAGAGACGGTGCACCAGCAGTCACTGCCCTGGAGCGAACTGGACCGGCAGTTCGGTGAAGCCATTCGCACGGCCATCGTCGAGGTGGCCTTGCACAACAGCGAACTGCTGGCCAACGAACGCTCGAAGGCTGAAGTGCGCCAGCGCATTCTCAATGAAGAGCTCAATCACCGGGTCAAGAATATCCTTTCATTGATCGGCGCGCTGGTTGCCCACCCGACGTCCGAGAGCCAGACGCTCAAGGACTACGTGGCGACGCTCAAAGGCCGCATCCACGCGCTGTCCCTGGCCCACGACCAGGTCGTGCGCGGCGACGGCGGCGGGCGCCTGGCCACATTGCTCGAGGCTGAGCTGTCACCCTATCGCACGTCGGCCGAGGCCATCGAGCTGGCCGGGCCCAATGTGATCCTCGACGCACGCGCCTACTCGGTGATGGCTTTGGTGCTGCACGAACTGGCGACCAACGCGGCCAAGTACGGCGCACTGTCGAGGGCTGGCGGCCGGCTCTGCATCAGCTGGGCGCTGGACGCGGGCAATGCCTGCGACATTACCTGGCGCGAGAGCGACGGGCCAACGGTTCGCCCGCCAAGCCGCAGTGGCTTCGGCACGGTGCTGATCGATCGCAGCATACCGTTCGACCTGGGCGGCACCAGCAGCGTCGAGTACCGGCCCGAGGGGCTTCAGGGCTTTTTCAGAATCCCGGCCAGGCACCTCTCGGTGGCCGCAGCGCCTGAAGCGCAACGCCCCGCCGCGTCAATGGCGCAACCGGGCAGTGTGCCTGCCGCGCGCGCGGATGCCTGTGTGCTGATTCTCGAGGACCAATTGGTCATTGCCGTGGGGCTGGAGCAGATACTCAATGACGCCCGGATCACTGATGTCATCACGGCTGGCTCCGAGCATGAAGCGATGAGGCTGCTGGGCAACCGGACACCTGATGCCGCGATACTGGACATCAACCTGGGCACCGGTACATCGATCTGCGTGGCCGATGAGCTGGTGCGCCGAGGCATTCCGTTCCTGTTTGCCACCGGCTATGGCGAGGGCGTCAGCATTCCGCAGCATCTGCAGCAGGTGGCGGTGATACGCAAGCCCTACGATGCCAATGCCATTCTGGCCAGCCTGCACAAACTGCTTGCGTCGTGATCACTGGGCACTGGCGTCCGCTTCGTGCTCGTCGGCAAAGGCCATGAACATCGGCAGGTTGAGTACATCCAGCCTGATCTGGGCAATGAAGGCCGAAAACGCCAGGTTGGCGGCGAGCCGGCGCATGTCGCAGGCCCAGGCCGGGATGAAGGTTGGCGCCTGGAGCCAGCCGGACTCGAACAGCGGCGCCAGGCGTACGGTATCGGCCAGGGTCAGGCGCCCGGCAAACAGATGGCCGACCAATTCCGGGCGGTTGTCACGGATCGCCACACGCAGCAAGGTATGCACCCCCAGCAAGCCGGTCAGGTAGGCGGCGTCCTTGGTAAATGCCGAGCCGCCACGCAAGTCGGCACCTCGGAAAATCCGCTGGGTCGAACGGAACGACTCTTGCGGCGACTGCCCGGCATTCACAAACCCTTCAAACACCTCAATGAAATCGGCGCCATCCAGTGCTTGCTGGACTGCCAGTGCACGCAGGGCGACACGGCGCAGGCGGTTGATGTCCATGCTGCCGGTGAACAGCTCGGCCAACGTGGCGATGCCCTCCTGGGTCTGGGTGGTGCGCGGCGCGCCGAGGCCCAGGCACTTGAGGTTGGGCTGGCTGGCGCCGTTCTGTGCAGTGGCGACATGCACGAAGGCCTCGTGCTGCAACAATTGCTGCTTGTCCAGCTCGCTGAACAGCGCCCCGGCTCGCAGGCGAATGCGGCTGGTCCCGGCAATGGCCTTGGCGGCGAGGTTCGGATCCAGCACGATGCTGATCCGGCCCGCACCGAAGAAACGGTCGATTTCCGGCTGCATCCAGGCGGCGAAATCTTCGGCCGGGATGTCGGCATCGCTGGGCGGGATCTGCTCGCTCCCCAGCAGCGCGTCGGTGGTTTTGAGGAAGAAATTGGCCGCATCGAGCATGGTCAGTTGCTGCCTGGGGTAGAGAAAGTCCGGGCGCCGGTACAGGGCCGAAGAATAGCGGGTGAACTCAGGGCTGCCGATGGCCCCCAGCATGCGTGCGGCAGTGGCGTAGCTGCGGGCAGTCGTCGCCAGGAAGCGCCCGGCCGGGTGCCCCTGATCGCATTGCCCGATAAAGGTCTGCAGGTCGGCAATGTCGGCGCTGTGTTCGCGAGGTTGCAACTGCACTTGAGGCAACTGCGCGTTGCCGGCGCGCCACTGGCTGAGGAATAGCTGCTCGATGCCATCCGGCCAGGCCAAGGCATCGAGCACGCGGATTCTGCGGGTCAGCCCAGGTAGCGCAGCATCGAGTTCGGACAGGTCGGTAGCACGCATGACGATATCCCTGGCAGATTGGGTTGCAATGCAATCGCACGTTCGCGGTATTTGCCCGGCTCGACTACGGCGCGTGCACCTTCAGCGCCAGCACGCCAGCCGTATTGATTTCACGCGTCGGGATGACCGTGCGGTCGGTACCAATCAGCACCGCAAACAGGTCCGTGGTGAATGCGCGATTGCCGAAGTACCAGGAATGGCTCGGGTACCCGACAATCCCGGCAGGCTGGTCACGTGCATGGGTGGTGGAGCTTGGGCTGACAAGCTCATCGTAATACTCCGAGCAATCGACATTGATGGCCTTTGGCGGGGCATCGCCCGGCAAACCGACCCTGCCGACGCGTGGCGCTATGCCGACTCGCTTGACGTTGGACAAGTCCAGCGCCTGATCATGCCGGCTGGAATAGTTGGTCAAGCGCACACAGTGCCGATAGAGGGACTCGGAACTGCTGTTGCCGGCCGACATCGAGTCCGCTGAAACATCGCCCGCAGCAAACACCAGCTGGCTCACGTTCCAGGCAGCGTTGGGCATTCCGCTGTCATCGGCATCGTCGAACGCTTCGCGAATCACATAGGCACCGGTCGAATGCCCGAGCACGTGGACGTTGATCGTGCACGAAGGTGTCTGCTGGCCGGACAGGTAGGCGATGCCGTCGGAAACGAGCTTGAGCGCCGACACCTTGGCCCGATGGCGATCAGGCAGGTATGCCAGCGCTTTATCATCGCTGGGCCAGTCGAAAGACACCACTGCCCCTTTGAAGCCAAGGCTGGCAAGGCCATCCTTGATGCGCTGGTGGCGCTGCATGACCTCGATTTCACTGTTGTTGTAACCGTGCACGACAAACAGGATGTCACCACGCGCCTCACCCTCGCTATTGGCCCACACCGCATCGGCGCGCACCGCCTTGTACCAGGCAGCCGCCGATATGGCCTGGGCTGGGGTGAGCGGCTGGCCGGAGGGTACTTGCAAGAAACGGGTCGGGCCCACATCGGCTACGAACGCTCCGCCAGCCACCGCCCGAACTGACATCACATAATCGCTCATGGTGATTCCCTCTGAGGCACAGGGAAATTAAAGCAGAGCGTTCAAACCTGCGTAGATATCCGCCAAGAGCTTGATGGCACAGTGCCACTCATCGATAATCACGCACTTTTCATAACACGCAAGGATCCGCCGTGAACAAGCTTTACCTGGTCGCCCCACTTGTCCTGTTGCTGCAAGGCTGCGGTGTGACAATGGCCCGCTACGAAGCCAACTACCAGAACGTTCAGCAATTGAAGCAGAACGCCCCGCTGCAAGCGGTGCGTGAAACGCAGGTACAGGCCGACGCCGGGCAAGGTTCGCTGATGGTGCGCCTGAACCCGATTTCTTCACCAGCAGGTAACATTCCGCTGCACATTCAGGCGGCCATCAACGACGAGCTGCGCCATGCAGGCTTGCTCGATCCTCGGGCTGATCGACAATTGCAGGTACAACTGGTGAAAAGCCAGCTCAACTCCGGCGTGGCCAACGGGCATGGCGAGCTGGCAGCGCGTTTCACCCTGCGCCAGGGCGACCAGGTGCTTTACGAGTCGACCAAGGACGTGACGCGTGACTGGGACAGCAGCTTCTTCGGGCCGATTGCGATCCCGACAGCGGCCAACAATTACAACCCCATGCTGCAGGTATTGCTCAAGTCGCTGTACAGCGATCCGCAATTTGTACAGGCAATGAAGTAAGCAAAAAGACAGAGCCGCGCTTGCGGCTCTGTCTGTTCTGGCTCAAGCGCGAGGGATGCGTGTTTCGCCAGCCGAATACTTCAAGCGGTTGTTGTCCACCCAGTCCTTGAGCAGCGCATTGACCTGGCGGTTGAAGGTATCTGTGACGGCCGCTTTCGGGGTGTTGCCCACCAGCGGCAGGAACCAGATGCCCATCCAGGTATTGATCGCGTCGTGATTCTGGTTCTTGGCGATCGATGCCCCGTGCTCATCCAGGGTTTCCAGGCTCATGGTGTACTTGTCGGTGGCCAGGGCAGGAATGACGGTGAAGGTCAGGCCACTGATGAAGGCCAGCGCCAGTTGCCCGCCATTGGGCGCATGGTTGTAGACCTTCAGGCGCAGGCTGTAGTCGCCTGGCTGCTTTTCGAATTCGTCGAAGGTGACGCGGCCGAACAAGCCTGACTCGTTGAAAGCGCGCTTGAGTTCCGGTTTGAGCATGTCCCGGGCTTGCGGCATTTCGTTGGCGCTTGCGGGGTCACCCTGATAGAAATCAAAGTCCACGTAGACGTTGGGTTTGTTGGTATAGCCTGCCATCGAAGGCAGATCGACCTGGGCCACTTCGTCCTGGGTGAAACTGGCGCAGCCTCCGAGGCTCAGGACAAGAGCCAAGCCTATAACACTTGCAAATCGCATTTCGACTTCCTTGGAAAATTGCAGGGCACCCTTCTTTCGAAAGGTGGCCAGCATTCTAGGGAGTCAGCAGTGATATCAAAAGGCCTTCACGGTAAAAACTCCTGGATGGAGTACAGATGTACTCCATCCGGATTCTGTTCACGTTACGCCTGCACCACGGCCAGCATGCTTGCCGCGTCGCTGACCTCGAACTTGCCAGGCGCCTCCACCGCAATGTGCTTGACCACACCATCGTCAACCAGCATGGCATAGCGCTGCGAACGCCGCCCCAGGCCACGTGCCGAGAGGTCCTGGATCAGGCCCAGCGCCTCGCTGAATTCGCCATTGCCATCGCCGATCATCCTGACTGCCTCGCCCACCTGCAGGCTGTTGCCCCAGGCGTTCATGACAAAGGCATCGTTGACCGAAACACAGAAAATTTCGTCAACGCCAGCGGCGAACAGCGCCTGTGCTGCAGCCACATACCCAGGCACATGACGCTCGGAGCAGGTGGGCGTGAACGCACCAGGCAAACCGAAAATCACCACTTTCTTCTGCTTGCAGCGCTCGCGCACGGAAAACGCATTCGGGCCGATCGGGCATGCGCCCTCGCTGTTGTTGTACTCGTAGAGCGTAACGTCGGGCAGTTGCTCGCCGGGCTTGATCATCGCTGTCTCCTGGGTAGGCAAGGGGCTGAGGCTGGTATGATGCAGCAATCCACCACACCGGGTACATGATGCTCGCTCCAGGCCCCCTCACCCACCGCGAAGTCAGCCAGTTGCTGCGCGAAATCGCCCTGGGCGTGCGCAACATGCAGCGCCAGGGCAACGCCCGCTGGGCGGAAATCGGCTGTGGCCCGATGACACTGGAAAGTGACGGTTGGCAAGTCACGCTGTTCAACGACAACGACGCGCTGGCCTATTGCGTCAGCTGCCTCAGCCCGTGCGGCCGGGCCTACGTGTTCGATGCCACCCAGGGTTTTGGCAGCAACCCGGTGGAATGGCTGAGCACCTGGGAGCACCGCCAGCTCGGGATGCTCCTGGGCAATCTGTAGATCAGCCGCGCAGCTGATACCAGGTGGTCTTCAATTGCGAGTACTTGTCGAACGAGTGCAACGACAAGTCGCGGCCAAACCCGGATTGCTTGCCGCCGCCAAATGGCACGGTCACGTCCAGCGCATCCACCGTATTGACCGACACCGTACCCGCCTTGAGCGCACGCGCAACCCGGTGCGCACGGTTCAGGTCATCGCTCCACACCGACGCCGCCAGGCCATAGATGCTGTCATTGGCCAACTGGATGGCCTGTTCTTCGGTGTCGAACGCGCTGACCGCCAGCACTGGGCCGAACACTTCGTCCCGGGCGAGGCTCATGCGGTTGTCGACGCCGGCGAAGATGGTTGGCTCGATGAAGTTGTCGGAGGCCCCGATCGTCAGGCGTTGCCCGCCACAGACCAGCCGCGCGCCCTGCTCCGCGGCCTGGCCGATGGCCCGGGCAATGCGCGTGGCCTGCTCGGCGTCGACGATGGCTCCAGCACGGCTGGCCGGGTCCAGCGGGTTGCCTGGCAGCCATTGGCGGGCCTTGGCCTGCAGGCGTTCGATGAACTCGTCATGGATCGAGTGCTGCACATACAGCCGTGAGTTGGCCGAGCACACTTCGCCCTGGTTGAAGAAAATGCCAAAGGCGGCTTTCTCGGCCGCCAGGTCCAGGTCCTGGCAATCGGCGAACACCAGGTTCGGGCTCTTGCCGCCACACTCCAGCCACACCTGCTTGAGGTTGGACTGCGCCGAATACTGCATGAAGTATTTACCCACCTGGGTGGAGCCGGTAAAGACCAGGCAATCCACGTCGGGGTGCAGGCCCAGCGCGCGGCCTGCGGTTTCGCCAAGGCCTGGGACCACGCTGAGCACACCCTCCGGCAGGCCCGCTTCCAGTGCCAGCTCGGCCAGGCGCAAGGCCGAGAACGGCGATTGCTCGGCGGGCTTGAGGACCACGCTATTACCCGCCGCCAGTGCCGGGGCGAGCTTCCAGGCGGCCATGTCGAGCGGGAAGTTCCACGGTACCACCGCCGCGACCACGCCCACCGCTTCGCGGGTGATGGTGGCCAAGGCGTTGGCGGCGGTCGGTGCAACCTGGTCGTAAAGCTTGTCGAGCGCCTCGCCATACCAGGCGAAGACGTGGGCCGAACCCGGTACGTCGATGTTGTAGGCATCCATGACCGGCTTGCCCATGTTCAGCGAGTCCAGCAGCGCCAGCTCTTCGCGGTGGGCCATGATCAGCTCGGCCACGCGCAGCAGCACCTTCTTGCGCTCAGCGGGCGCCATGCGCGGCCACGGCCCTTGCTCGAACGCCTTGCGCGCCGTGCTGACGGCAAGGTCCACTTCGGCCTGGCCACACGCTGCGACACGGGCGAGCACCTGGTTGGTTGCGGGGTTGATGGCGTCGAACGTCGCACCGCTGGCTGCACCGACCTGGCGGGCGCCGATCAAGGCCTTGTCTCGCAAGCTCAGGCCTGCCGCGCGCTGTTGCCAGTATCCGAGATCGTACATACACACTCCTGACGACCGTCCCTGCGGTCCGATTGTTATGGGTCTGGCCGCCATTCTTGGCGCAGCTGCAGGGCCGGCGAAACCAGCTTTTTGCTGCCTCTTGCAGAGGAAAATACTCGCCAGTAGCGGGCGCCAGGGATTACGTGACTGGCGCACAATGCTCCCCCCAAAGGGTGATTTCGAGGCCTCCCCGAGTGTGGGAGCATTCGAGCCGCCCCACCCCAGCCACGCCTCCGATCAAACGCCCTCACCAGTAGCGAGCCCGCTCGCCTACTGCAGCTTCCTGCATCCCATTTCAGGAGTCAGCAATGCATACAACAACAAATACAGCCCAACCCCATCCCCATCAGCCTGCGTCGCCCAGCAACGTCACCGGTCGTTTCAGAAAGTCCATGGGCATGACCGCGCTGGTGCTGTTCGGCCTCGCCTACATGGTCCCGCTCGCCGTCTTCACCACCTACGGGCTGGTCACCCAGATGACCAAGGGCCACCTGCCCATCGCCTACATCCTCACCCTCGCCGCCATGCTGCTGACTGCCTACAGCTACGGCCGCATGGTCCAGGCCCATCCCTACTCCGGCTCTGTCTATACCTACACGCGCAAGGCGTTCGGCAGCCACTTCGGCTTCATCGCCGGCTGGACCTTGCTGCTCGACTACATCTTCCTGCCGCTGCTCAGCTACCTGCTGATCGGCATCTACATGTCCGAATACTTCCCGGCCATCCATGCCTGGGTGTGGGTCGCCGGCTCGATTGCTCTGGTGACCTTCCTCAACCTGATCGGCATCGAGTCGATCACCCGGGTCAACTGGATCCTGGTGGTGGCACAGCTGGTGTTCATCGTGGTGTTCGTCGCGCTGTCGGTGCGCCACCTGGGCGGCCAGGCCGCGCCGATCTCGCTGCTGGCACCGTTCCACCATGAAGGTTTCAGCGTGCCGCTGATCATGACCGGGGCTGCCGTGCTGTGCCTGTCGTTCCTCGGCTTTGATGCGGTATCGACCATGGCCGAGGAAACCAGCAACCCGACCAGGCGCATTCCCCAGGCGATCATGGCGGTATCGGTGATCGGCGGCCTGCTGTTCCTGGTGGTGTCGTACTTCGCACAGATGGTCTTCCCCGACTGGGCCAGCTTCGCCGACCCCGACTCGGCCTCGGTGGATGTCATGCGCCGCGTTGGCGGGGAAATGCTGGTGACGGCGTTCACGGCGACCTATGTGGCCGGCTGCTTCGCTTCGGCGATGGTGTCCCAGGCCAGCGTCTCGCGGGTGCTGTTCGCCATGGGGCGCGATGGTGCACTGCCGCGGGTGTTCGGCCAGCTGGTAACGAAGAAACGCGTGCCGGCAACGGCAATCATGCTGGTCAGCCTGCTGTCGCTGGTGGCGCTGTTCATCACCCTGGATACCGTGGCCAACATGATCAGCTTCGGCGCCCTGTTCGCCTTCTCGGCGGTGAACCTTGCGGTGGTCAAGCACTATCTGGTGGACCAGCGGTTGCGAGGGATGCGCAACTGCCTGCTGTATGGCGCCATTCCGGCTCTCGGGTTCCTCAGCACGATCTGGCTGTGGACCAGCCTGTCGCGCATGTCCTTCACCATTGGCCTGTGCTGGATGGGCGTGGGGTTCATCTGCCTGCTCGGGCTGACCAAGGCGTTTCGGGTGAAGCTGCCAGAATTGCAGATGGCCGAATGACTGGGCGCTTGACGCGAGAGTTTCTGCGCCTGTGAGGTCGAGCGCCGCCCGCGCGGCGCATCGCGGATGAATCCGCTCCTACAGTTTGTTGCAACGTACCGAACCTGTCATGCCATGGTTGCCAGCCTTGGCGCATGTCTTGAGCCTTGTAAACAAGGCTGACAACTATGGCCTCATAGGCATGGCCACGTTGCAACAAACTGTAGGAGCGGATTCATCCGCGATGCGCCGCGCGGGCGGCGCTCGATCTCACAGCCGCTGCAAAGCCTCCGCCCGACCCTTGAATGGTATGATCCCTCATTAAACGTTTCAGTATGTTTCATAAGGGACCGCAATGTCTGTTCAGGAATTACCGCCGCTCGCCGCTTCCAAGGGCGACGTCGGCAAGATGGAAGCTGCCATGGCACTGGGCAGCTTCGCCATCGGCACCGGCGAATTCGCCATCATGGGCCTGATGCCCGATATCGCCAGCAACCTGCAATTGAGCGAGCCGCAAGTCGGCCATGCCATCAGCGCCTATGCGCTGGGTGTGGTGGTCGGCGCCCCCACCCTGGCCATCCTCGGTGCCAAGCTGTTGCGCAAGCACATGCTGCTATTGCTCATGGCACTTTATGCCATCGGCAACCTGGCCACCGCCTTTGCCCCGTCGTTCGCCAGCATGGTTGCCTTCCGCTTCATCAGCGGCCTGCCCCATGGCGCCTACTTCGGTATCGCCGCCGTGGTGGCGTCGAGCATGGTACCCAGCAACCAGCGCGCGGGCGCCGTGGCCAGGGTAATGATGGGCCTGACCCTGGCGATGCTGCTGGGCAACCCGGTCGCGACCTTCCTCGGCCAGTTCTTCGGCTGGCGCTCGGCTTTCGTGCTGGTTGGTGCCATCGCCCTGTGCACCATCGCGCTGGTCTGGCGTTACGTACCGCAGCGCCACGATGAGCCGCGCAGCGACCCGCGCAAGGAACTGCAAGCCTTCACCCTGCCGCAGGTGTGGATGGCGCTGGGCATTGCCGCGATCGGCTTCGCCGGTATGTTCTGCGTGTTCAGCTACCTGGCCCCGACCATGCTGCAGGTAACCCAGGTGGCGCCGGAGTGGATCCCCTTCGGCCTGGCTGCATTCGGTGCTGGCGGCATCATCGGCAACATTGCCGGCGGCAAGCTGTTCGACCGCCTGCAGTTCCGCGCCGTGGGCATCGTGCTGGTGTGGTCGGCAGCCGTGCTGCTGTTCTTCAGCTTCGCCGCCCACGCGCTGTGGTCAGTGCTGCTGGGGATCGGCCTGGTCGGCACCATGATCGCCCTGGCTGCGCCGCTGCAGATCCGCCTGATGGACATCGCCCATGAAGCGCCAAGCCTGGCGGCCGCTTCCAACCATGCCGCATTCAACCTGGCCAACGCCCTGGGCCCATGGTTTGGCGGCATGGCCATCAGCGCCGGCCTGGGTTGGACCAGCACCGGCTACATCGGTGCGGCCACCGCGTTGGCAGGCCTGGTGATCTACCTGGTGGCCAGGCGCATGAAGGGCGGTCATTGAGCCTGCTACCTGCTGCCTGCCCTGAGCGTTCAAGGCAGGCATGAATCGAGCGCCGCCCGCGCGGCGCGCTCGCTTTCACACGCTCAAGCGCTGTTTCCCTCGTCATCCTCGATCACGTCGTCGGTCCACGGCTCACCGTCCAGCGGTGCGGAACGTGCAAGTTCCGCCTCGTCCAGGCCGAAACCGCCACCAATTTCGTCGGCATCCACGCGGCGCAGGCTCTGGTCCGCCGGCCCGTCACCATCGCCTGGCTCATACGGGTCGCGGGCGCCGCTTTCGTCCAGCAAGGTGTCGGGGCTGAGGTCATCGTAGGTCACGTTGTCTTCATGCAGGCTGTCGCTCAGGGCTTCGCCACCGGTCATGCCGCTTTCGGCAACGCGGCGCGCAGGGAACTCCTGGGCAACCTCGGCGGCTGGCCGTTCATCACCGATCCGGCCTTCACGGTCGTCTTGCCGATCACTGAAATCCAGCTCATGGACGCTGCCCATGCGGTCTTCGGTGTCGTCGATTTCAGTGGGCGTGTAGTGCTTGGGGTCATCGGGGCGGCTCATGGGTGCTCTCCAGCAAACAGGTACAGACGGTCGACTCCATCAAGCTGCGGATGATTCAGAGTTTTTTTGAACTACCCAGCGGGCGGCCGCCTCCCAATCTACAGACAGCGAATCCCTGTGGAGCCCGCCATGTCCAAGCTCCTTGCCGAATACCGGCGCAAGCGCGACTTCAACGCCACGCCCGAACCCGCTGGCCAGCGCAGCCGCGGCAAGCACGCCCACGCCTTGCAGTTTTGCATCCAGAAACACGACGCCAGCCACCTGCACTACGACTTTCGCCTCGAACTGGACGGCACGCTGAAAAGCTGGGCCATTCCCAAAGGCCCCTCGCTCGACCCGAAAGTGCGGCGTCTGGCGGTTCATGTCGAAGACCACCCGCTGGACTATGCCGGGTTCGAAGGGAATATCCCCGAGGGCCACTATGGGGCCGGTGATGTGATCGTCTGGGACAGGGGTGTC from Pseudomonas putida encodes:
- a CDS encoding APC family permease; amino-acid sequence: MHTTTNTAQPHPHQPASPSNVTGRFRKSMGMTALVLFGLAYMVPLAVFTTYGLVTQMTKGHLPIAYILTLAAMLLTAYSYGRMVQAHPYSGSVYTYTRKAFGSHFGFIAGWTLLLDYIFLPLLSYLLIGIYMSEYFPAIHAWVWVAGSIALVTFLNLIGIESITRVNWILVVAQLVFIVVFVALSVRHLGGQAAPISLLAPFHHEGFSVPLIMTGAAVLCLSFLGFDAVSTMAEETSNPTRRIPQAIMAVSVIGGLLFLVVSYFAQMVFPDWASFADPDSASVDVMRRVGGEMLVTAFTATYVAGCFASAMVSQASVSRVLFAMGRDGALPRVFGQLVTKKRVPATAIMLVSLLSLVALFITLDTVANMISFGALFAFSAVNLAVVKHYLVDQRLRGMRNCLLYGAIPALGFLSTIWLWTSLSRMSFTIGLCWMGVGFICLLGLTKAFRVKLPELQMAE
- a CDS encoding phosphotransferase system, HPr-related protein produces the protein MSRPDDPKHYTPTEIDDTEDRMGSVHELDFSDRQDDREGRIGDERPAAEVAQEFPARRVAESGMTGGEALSDSLHEDNVTYDDLSPDTLLDESGARDPYEPGDGDGPADQSLRRVDADEIGGGFGLDEAELARSAPLDGEPWTDDVIEDDEGNSA
- a CDS encoding flavohemoglobin expression-modulating QEGLA motif protein, whose product is MRATDLSELDAALPGLTRRIRVLDALAWPDGIEQLFLSQWRAGNAQLPQVQLQPREHSADIADLQTFIGQCDQGHPAGRFLATTARSYATAARMLGAIGSPEFTRYSSALYRRPDFLYPRQQLTMLDAANFFLKTTDALLGSEQIPPSDADIPAEDFAAWMQPEIDRFFGAGRISIVLDPNLAAKAIAGTSRIRLRAGALFSELDKQQLLQHEAFVHVATAQNGASQPNLKCLGLGAPRTTQTQEGIATLAELFTGSMDINRLRRVALRALAVQQALDGADFIEVFEGFVNAGQSPQESFRSTQRIFRGADLRGGSAFTKDAAYLTGLLGVHTLLRVAIRDNRPELVGHLFAGRLTLADTVRLAPLFESGWLQAPTFIPAWACDMRRLAANLAFSAFIAQIRLDVLNLPMFMAFADEHEADASAQ
- a CDS encoding alpha/beta hydrolase, with the protein product MSDYVMSVRAVAGGAFVADVGPTRFLQVPSGQPLTPAQAISAAAWYKAVRADAVWANSEGEARGDILFVVHGYNNSEIEVMQRHQRIKDGLASLGFKGAVVSFDWPSDDKALAYLPDRHRAKVSALKLVSDGIAYLSGQQTPSCTINVHVLGHSTGAYVIREAFDDADDSGMPNAAWNVSQLVFAAGDVSADSMSAGNSSSESLYRHCVRLTNYSSRHDQALDLSNVKRVGIAPRVGRVGLPGDAPPKAINVDCSEYYDELVSPSSTTHARDQPAGIVGYPSHSWYFGNRAFTTDLFAVLIGTDRTVIPTREINTAGVLALKVHAP
- a CDS encoding aldehyde dehydrogenase, with amino-acid sequence MYDLGYWQQRAAGLSLRDKALIGARQVGAASGATFDAINPATNQVLARVAACGQAEVDLAVSTARKAFEQGPWPRMAPAERKKVLLRVAELIMAHREELALLDSLNMGKPVMDAYNIDVPGSAHVFAWYGEALDKLYDQVAPTAANALATITREAVGVVAAVVPWNFPLDMAAWKLAPALAAGNSVVLKPAEQSPFSALRLAELALEAGLPEGVLSVVPGLGETAGRALGLHPDVDCLVFTGSTQVGKYFMQYSAQSNLKQVWLECGGKSPNLVFADCQDLDLAAEKAAFGIFFNQGEVCSANSRLYVQHSIHDEFIERLQAKARQWLPGNPLDPASRAGAIVDAEQATRIARAIGQAAEQGARLVCGGQRLTIGASDNFIEPTIFAGVDNRMSLARDEVFGPVLAVSAFDTEEQAIQLANDSIYGLAASVWSDDLNRAHRVARALKAGTVSVNTVDALDVTVPFGGGKQSGFGRDLSLHSFDKYSQLKTTWYQLRG
- a CDS encoding peroxiredoxin → MIKPGEQLPDVTLYEYNNSEGACPIGPNAFSVRERCKQKKVVIFGLPGAFTPTCSERHVPGYVAAAQALFAAGVDEIFCVSVNDAFVMNAWGNSLQVGEAVRMIGDGNGEFSEALGLIQDLSARGLGRRSQRYAMLVDDGVVKHIAVEAPGKFEVSDAASMLAVVQA
- a CDS encoding MFS transporter; the encoded protein is MSVQELPPLAASKGDVGKMEAAMALGSFAIGTGEFAIMGLMPDIASNLQLSEPQVGHAISAYALGVVVGAPTLAILGAKLLRKHMLLLLMALYAIGNLATAFAPSFASMVAFRFISGLPHGAYFGIAAVVASSMVPSNQRAGAVARVMMGLTLAMLLGNPVATFLGQFFGWRSAFVLVGAIALCTIALVWRYVPQRHDEPRSDPRKELQAFTLPQVWMALGIAAIGFAGMFCVFSYLAPTMLQVTQVAPEWIPFGLAAFGAGGIIGNIAGGKLFDRLQFRAVGIVLVWSAAVLLFFSFAAHALWSVLLGIGLVGTMIALAAPLQIRLMDIAHEAPSLAAASNHAAFNLANALGPWFGGMAISAGLGWTSTGYIGAATALAGLVIYLVARRMKGGH
- a CDS encoding HWE histidine kinase domain-containing protein — translated: MTFDPQVNLTNCDREPIQVPGSIQPHGCLLACDASATVVLRHSLNLPQMLGVAGTINGQKLNAVLGDEVAHTLRNSLARTREGSRPSQTFSVQLPSGHAFDVSAHLFKGTAIIEFEPAGASIAEPIELARTLIAQLREVDQTHKLFRDAARFVRAVLGYDRVMIYQLGADGAGKVVAEAKRGDLESFLGQYFPASDIPQQARALYLRNPIRIISDTQFKTVAIDPVLDPSGEPLDLSYAHLRSVSPIHCEYLTNMGVGASMSISVIVNGSLWGLIACHHYAPRTLAMGQRVAAEMFGEFFSLHIETLRTRQNLEAAVNVHKALDSLLRDANHAHDIEAFFHSRLGEFQSLIPCDGIGMSMQGRWASTGLTPPKAAIADLLGLAQGVTEGRTWASNRLSMALPAAQDYYTEVSGVLIIPMSQQPRDYLMLFRKEVVETLDWAGDPNKTYESGALGDRLTPRKSFAIWKETVHQQSLPWSELDRQFGEAIRTAIVEVALHNSELLANERSKAEVRQRILNEELNHRVKNILSLIGALVAHPTSESQTLKDYVATLKGRIHALSLAHDQVVRGDGGGRLATLLEAELSPYRTSAEAIELAGPNVILDARAYSVMALVLHELATNAAKYGALSRAGGRLCISWALDAGNACDITWRESDGPTVRPPSRSGFGTVLIDRSIPFDLGGTSSVEYRPEGLQGFFRIPARHLSVAAAPEAQRPAASMAQPGSVPAARADACVLILEDQLVIAVGLEQILNDARITDVITAGSEHEAMRLLGNRTPDAAILDINLGTGTSICVADELVRRGIPFLFATGYGEGVSIPQHLQQVAVIRKPYDANAILASLHKLLAS